Proteins encoded within one genomic window of Fragaria vesca subsp. vesca linkage group LG1, FraVesHawaii_1.0, whole genome shotgun sequence:
- the LOC101291575 gene encoding F-box protein CPR30-like has protein sequence MVHKEEAEELPEEIILNIFSRLPVKSLIRFTCVSKRLRSIILLDPKFAESQIKAARRQKTLNRILLSNAPKPLRVPSDRPPSEEPSSVKKPPHVNLLGSCNGLVFVAVGEKLFYIYNPSTGLLKQLPDRSFSSHQNYYVYGVGYLSATDDYKVLVASTHIHKHEIFMFSLRTHVWERIESHSSNIVPDVTDVFDQQGTLFSEVLHWLINDDFLINYELVCFDLAKEVFRRMELPFGILTNNSTKIGAGFVEGACVYQIFVLTLFICGS, from the coding sequence ATGGTGCACAAAGAAGAGGCTGAAGAGCTACCCGAAGAGATTATACTTAACATCTTCTCTAGATTGCCCGTGAAGTCCTTAATCCGATTCACCTGCGTTTCGAAACGTCTGCGTTCCATTATACTTTTAGATCCCAAATTTGCTGAATCACAAATCAAAGCAGCTCGTCGGCAGAAAACCCTAAACCGCATACTCCTCTCCAACGCCCCTAAACCCCTACGCGTACCCTCGGATAGGCCGCCGTCTGAAGAGCCTTCCTCTGTCAAAAAGCCACCACATGTCAATCTACTGGGCTCCTGTAATGGTCTGGTATTTGTAGCTGTTGGTGAGAAGTTGTTTTATATCTACAACCCATCAACCGGACTCTTGAAGCAGTTACCTGATCGAAGCTTTTCCTCACATCAAAACTACTACGTCTACGGTGTGGGATATTTATCGGCCACGGATGACTACAAAGTTTTGGTAGCCTCGACTCACATCCACAAACACGAGATCTTTATGTTCTCATTGAGAACTCACGTTTGGGAGAGGATTGAATCCCATAGTTCCAATATTGTTCCAGATGTTACAGACGTCTTTGATCAGCAGGGGACTCTTTTTAGTGAGGTACTTCATTGGCTAATAAATGATGACTTCCTCATTAACTATGAACTAGTTTGTTTTGACTTGGCAAAGGAGGTGTTCCGAAGGATGGAACTGCCTTTTGGTATTTTAACCAATAATAGTACCAAGATTGGGGCCGGGTTTGTGGAGGGTGCCTGTGTGTATCAGATTTTTGTTCTAACTCTGTTCATTTGTGGATCATGA